Proteins encoded in a region of the Pseudomonadota bacterium genome:
- a CDS encoding aliphatic amidase, protein MPQGSISSSDDAVGVGVVNYQVPVVETKAEVLDNCKRIAGFVEGMKRGYPGLDLIVFPEYSTQGFHPVKWSDLTTTIGGDEVQIFSEACKKAGVFGIFSLTGEEHPDGLNPYNTLIMINDQGEVCMTYRKIFPWCPQEPWTAGHETSVAEGPKGLMIGGTICYDCNMPEIVRDTVMKGAELVVRIQGYMYPSKEQQRMIAQVRAWENLAYVAVANMAGRDLVYSYFGHSNIVDFDGSVLAECGTGPDEATYATLSLTTIRDARRNWTAENHLYNIVHRGFTSEPGGHATNPFSFYDKWVNDPEGLRDEVEYMTRDHDNPDKATTPKLKAPPSRAKLAN, encoded by the coding sequence ATGCCTCAAGGGTCGATTTCCTCCAGCGACGACGCGGTTGGCGTCGGCGTCGTCAATTATCAAGTTCCGGTGGTCGAGACCAAGGCGGAGGTGCTCGATAATTGCAAGCGTATCGCTGGCTTTGTCGAAGGCATGAAACGCGGCTATCCCGGCCTCGATCTGATTGTCTTTCCGGAATATTCGACGCAGGGCTTCCATCCGGTCAAATGGTCCGACCTGACCACCACGATCGGCGGTGACGAGGTACAGATATTCTCCGAGGCCTGCAAGAAGGCCGGCGTGTTTGGCATTTTTTCGCTGACCGGTGAGGAACATCCGGACGGCCTCAACCCCTACAACACGCTGATCATGATCAACGATCAGGGCGAAGTCTGCATGACCTACCGCAAGATTTTCCCGTGGTGCCCGCAAGAGCCGTGGACGGCCGGTCACGAGACCTCCGTGGCTGAGGGCCCCAAAGGTCTGATGATTGGCGGCACGATCTGTTATGACTGCAACATGCCCGAAATCGTGCGCGACACGGTTATGAAAGGCGCCGAACTTGTGGTGCGTATCCAGGGCTATATGTATCCCTCTAAGGAGCAGCAGCGCATGATCGCGCAGGTGCGAGCGTGGGAAAACTTAGCCTATGTCGCGGTCGCCAACATGGCCGGACGCGATCTGGTCTATTCCTATTTTGGCCACTCCAACATTGTCGACTTTGACGGCAGCGTGCTGGCCGAATGCGGCACCGGCCCCGACGAAGCGACCTACGCAACGCTTTCGCTCACGACAATCCGCGATGCGCGGCGCAACTGGACGGCCGAAAATCACCTCTACAACATCGTCCACCGAGGTTTCACGTCAGAGCCAGGCGGCCACGCCACCAACCCCTTCAGCTTTTACGATAAATGGGTGAACGACCCAGAGGGGCTGCGCGACGAGGTCGAGTATATGACGCGCGACCATGACAACCCGGACAAAGCGACAACGCCAAAACTAAAAGCGCCGCCCTCACGCGCAAAGTTGGCCAACTAA
- a CDS encoding ATP-binding protein, translating to MNRQGPDALQRAIDRMLTEANTRMAVGKSEEASRSYHKAAQFAEQMIEILEDAGARSSMSLRAVEYKQRARALTSNRGMDAGRIRPVENHEADEVAYSDEEADALEQQILLLIDDSPNHVDWETIGGLDALKKELKFHYGLAMAKVPEGIKVEGWNNIMFYGPPGTGKTLLACAVANKLSATFFNVKASQIVSKWVGESGRLISTLYRVARKFTRDGRPSIIFIDEFDALCRSRGGEGQLYHQQMLAAILSEIDGFAQKGKRDLVMTIGATNRPWDLDSAVLSRFERRILIDLPNAEARADIFRIHLEGKGIPVDHRSLSYARLAADTGRLTGREIARLCKEVTASMLGEMNPDIPALVDAGLKRIQDYEIKVRALKQGDFTTPLERLVADTSEADEIHFAEWGKSLGRDKHS from the coding sequence ATGAATCGCCAAGGTCCAGACGCCCTGCAACGCGCCATCGACCGCATGTTGACAGAGGCCAATACGCGCATGGCCGTAGGCAAGAGCGAGGAAGCCTCGCGCTCCTACCACAAGGCGGCGCAATTTGCCGAACAGATGATCGAAATATTGGAAGATGCCGGCGCCCGCAGTTCCATGAGCCTGCGCGCGGTGGAATACAAGCAACGTGCCCGCGCGCTTACGTCCAATCGCGGCATGGATGCGGGACGGATCAGGCCGGTCGAAAACCACGAAGCGGACGAGGTCGCCTATTCCGACGAAGAGGCCGATGCACTCGAGCAGCAAATCTTGCTGCTCATCGACGACAGCCCAAATCATGTCGATTGGGAAACCATCGGCGGTCTGGACGCATTAAAGAAAGAGCTGAAGTTCCACTATGGCCTGGCCATGGCGAAGGTGCCGGAAGGGATTAAGGTCGAAGGCTGGAATAACATCATGTTTTACGGCCCCCCTGGCACCGGCAAGACGCTGCTTGCATGCGCCGTTGCCAACAAACTGAGCGCCACTTTCTTCAACGTCAAGGCGAGCCAGATCGTCAGCAAATGGGTCGGTGAATCGGGAAGATTGATCAGCACTCTTTATCGCGTCGCGCGTAAATTCACGCGAGACGGGCGACCATCAATCATCTTCATCGACGAGTTCGACGCGCTGTGCAGGAGCCGCGGCGGCGAAGGCCAACTCTATCACCAGCAGATGCTGGCCGCTATTCTCTCGGAAATCGACGGTTTCGCGCAAAAGGGAAAACGTGATTTGGTGATGACCATCGGCGCAACCAACCGCCCCTGGGATTTAGACTCCGCCGTGCTCTCACGCTTCGAACGTCGCATTCTCATCGACCTGCCGAACGCAGAAGCCCGCGCTGACATATTCCGCATTCATCTGGAGGGTAAGGGCATTCCGGTCGATCATCGCTCGCTCTCTTACGCGCGCCTCGCTGCCGACACCGGGCGCCTTACCGGACGTGAGATTGCACGTTTGTGCAAGGAGGTGACGGCGAGCATGCTCGGAGAAATGAACCCTGACATTCCAGCCCTGGTTGATGCCGGCCTGAAGCGCATTCAGGACTATGAAATCAAAGTGCGCGCCCTCAAGCAGGGAGATTTCACCACGCCGTTGGAACGCTTGGTGGCCGACACGAGTGAGGCTGACGAAATTCATTTTGCTGAATGGGGCAAGAGCTTAGGCAGGGACAAGCATTCCTGA
- a CDS encoding aquaporin: protein MTRDDWRKYCCEFIGTFSLVFFAAGALVVDGLVGGGLGMIGSGLISGLVITVVIYAFGHISGAHVNPALSLTAVLIGHLDRRLLAGYVIAQMAGSLVAGMCLLWAIGDYNGMGANSPNIELGISPVTALLIELFLSFLLMWVVAGVGLDKRAHGPFAGVAVGAVVGIEVMLFGAVAGAAMNPARAFGPYAAMGDFSHYWIYVVGPFVGMALGGFTYRFTHALGGRDV from the coding sequence ATGACGCGGGATGATTGGCGAAAATACTGCTGTGAGTTCATCGGCACCTTCAGCCTAGTCTTCTTCGCGGCTGGCGCGCTGGTAGTCGACGGCTTGGTGGGCGGGGGTCTCGGTATGATTGGCTCTGGGCTCATCTCCGGCCTGGTTATCACCGTCGTGATCTACGCTTTTGGCCACATTTCAGGCGCCCATGTAAATCCGGCGCTCTCGCTTACCGCGGTTCTGATCGGCCATTTGGATCGCCGCTTGTTGGCTGGCTATGTCATTGCTCAAATGGCCGGCTCGCTGGTAGCCGGCATGTGTCTGCTCTGGGCCATCGGCGACTACAACGGCATGGGCGCCAATTCGCCGAATATCGAACTCGGAATATCTCCGGTTACGGCGCTCCTGATAGAGTTGTTTTTGTCCTTCCTGCTGATGTGGGTTGTTGCCGGCGTTGGATTGGACAAGCGGGCACACGGCCCCTTCGCCGGAGTCGCCGTGGGCGCCGTGGTCGGAATCGAGGTCATGCTATTTGGCGCCGTGGCCGGCGCCGCGATGAACCCGGCCCGCGCCTTCGGCCCCTATGCCGCCATGGGTGATTTCAGCCATTACTGGATTTATGTGGTCGGGCCGTTTGTCGGAATGGCGCTCGGCGGATTCACTTACCGCTTTACCCATGCCCTTGGTGGGCGTGATGTCTGA